The DNA region AgcccaccttcactcactctcttgttttcaccaggctggggcaggggtttggggtggcgGGAGGAGgttcggggtgtgggctccaggtggtgctgacctcaggtggctcccgggaagcagcgacatgtccctccagctcctagacaGAGTGGCGGCAagggagctctgcatgctgcccccagccctgcaactcccattggctgtagttcctggccaatgggaactgcggagctggtgcttggggcgggagcAGCACACGGAGCCTCCCTGGTCGTCCCactaggtagggagcctgccagccccacaccaaccagacttttaacagcctggtcagcagtgctgaccacagCCATcaaggtcccttttcaactgggtgttctggtcaaaaactggacacctggcaaacCTTAGCACTGGGGCCGAGACCGGGCCCCCTGCTAGCCGGGTGGCAGCTCAGCCAttgctcttcctcccccaccgcgcccaggccagagctcttcGCGGGACGAGCAGGGGGCCTGCGCCGTGCTCTCCACCCACCTTAACACCCTGCTGGGTGAGCGGCCCATCCAGCACCGTGAGGTGCAGGGCAACGAGTCTGATGTCTTCATGGAGTACTTCCCCCGCGGCATCAAGTACCAGGTACTGGGGAGGGGCCCGCCTCAGATCCCCAACTGTTCTGACCTGTCTgactccccccaaccccagcctgccctgtctcaccccccaccccagctccagcctgacccgtctgacccctccccaacccccaaccctggCTTGACCTGTCTGACCCCTCACTATCACCCCAGGCctgccctgcttccctcccttgACCCCTCAACCTGTTCCCTTTGCCATGGGtcagcccctgcctcccctcctccccgccccaatCCTGACCTGCTCCATCTGCCACCCCCCCAGCTAGTCCCCgtgctccctgcccagctggcGCTCAGGGCCCCTCTCTGTCTCTGCCCCTCAGGAGGGCGGTGTGGAGTCCGCCTTTCACAAAACCCAgtccagccagggctccgggcCCATCCGCAAACTCTACCAAGTGAAGGGCAAGAAAAACATCCGGGCCACCGAGCGGGAGCTGAGCTGGGCCAGCTACAACACCGGGGACTGCTTCATCCTGGACCTGGGCGATGTAAGACCGCACCGGGGGCAGGGGCATGGGCGGACACAGGCCTGGCTGTGCATGGTGGCATATGTCTGTATTCACAGCCAGGTGTATTGGCCAGGGCGTGTGGTGGGTGCATTGGCACCCAGGGGTGGAGGGGGATCAGCCAGGGTGAGTGGAGGCTGCATTAGCACCCAGGACTGGAGGGGGGGTCAGCCAGAGTGAGTGGAGGGTGCATAAGCAcccaggggtggaggggggtcAGCCAAGGTGAGTGGGGGGTGCATTAGCACCCAGGGGCGGACGGGGGTCAGCGAGGGTGAGTGGAGGGTGCATTAGCACCCAGGGCTGGGGATGGACTGGCCAGTGTGCAGGGGTTGGGTGTGCATGAGGCAGATGGGCAGAGGCGCTGGCAGATGGTGTTGTTGGCATTGCTAGGTGGGTAGCAGGGAGGTTGGCAGGTGGGGGGTGAGGTAGGGAGGCCGGGCACTGCCGGGTGGCAGTGTTGGCATTGCTAGGTGGGTAGCAGGGAGGTTggcaggcagggggtgaggtAGGGAGGCCGGGCGCTGGCAGGCAGTTGGATTTCCATGCATGCCCCTCTCTCCTCTCAGACCATCTACACATGGTGCGGGGAGACATCCAACATCCTGGAGCGCAACAAGGCCCgagacctggcactggccatcCGGGACAGCGAGCGGCAGGGCAAGGCCCGGGTGGAGATCGTGTCCGATGGGGAGGAGCCGCCTGAGATGATCCAGGTCTGGCCAGGCAGGGTTGGCGGGGCCCTTGTTGCTCTGGTGGATCCGGGagggctcagggcatgggggtggggctgggattggggagggggcagggggtgaagccctgcttgggggcagaggggacaggctggagatggggggtggTGGCACTGGGCTCTGACAGATTTCCCCTTTCTCTAGGTGCTGGGTCCCAAGCCCACTCTGAGGCAGGGCAGCCCCGAGGAGGACGTCACGGCGGATCAGAAGAACGCAGGGGCAGCTGCTCTCTATAAGGCAAAATCTTCCCCCACTCCATCTTCAGAGCTCTCGTGCCATCATGGGCACGGCACCCCACCATGGCCTGGGCACAGCGGGGCACCAAGGCTGGGGCTGAAGTGGGGAgggtctggggctgcaggctgtggggatGGGGGCTAAGAGCTGTAGGCTGGGGGctagggagcagggctgaggctgtgggggtggAGGCTATGAtgcaggctgggggctgcggaACAGGGCTGAGtgctgggtgggggctgtggagcagggctagggCTGTAGGCTGAGGAGCAAGGCTGgaggcttcaggctgggggggcgtggtgcaggctgagggctggggaggagctggggctgcaggctggggggtgaggacTAGGAGCTGCAGGCGGGTGGGCCGTGGAGCTGGGTGAGGTGctgtggagcagggggctgggctcccTGTGATGGGATCACCAGCGTAGGGGGGTGGGCACTGAAGGGATCCACCTCTCCTTGTCCCTGGCAGGTGTCGGACGCAACAGGGAAGATGAACCTAACCAAGGTGTCCGGGAGCAGCCCCTTCAGCCAGGGCCTGCTCTGCACCGACGACTGCTTCGTCCTGGACAACGGCCAGGGTGGCAAGATCTACGTGTGGAAAGGTAACGGCGCCCAAGCACGGGCCCTCCTGCAGGGGCCAGTTGGCCCTGCAGGGGGGCAGAGACGCAGAGCCTGAGTGGTACCAGTGAACCTCATCTGGgggctgccccagctccacctctcctcccattcaccccaccccccttcccacctgccatgcccccagccccacctcgccTTCCCCTTTGCAGAACACCCCTGTggcaagcagcagcaacagctttCAGTGTACACACAGCTGGCTTTAATGCACTGCAGCAGGGGGCACCAGGCAGGGGAGCACCCAGCAGCCTGCAGGGCAGAGCATGGGTGCAGCTGCGGGAGCTTACCCAGCCATCCCGTCCCCCTCACAGGGATCCAGGTGGCCGAACCCCTTGCAAGTCAGTCTCTTGCGGGTTCCGCTGTCTCTAGGAAGGGTTGGGCCGGGATTTCTCCTGCCATCCTGCCCATGAGCTCCCCACTGAGCCCTCGTCTAGAGCCGGCGTAGCCCCTCTGCCATCTTCCCCTCCAAGGTGTAGCCCGCGCCCACCACCAACAGCCAAGGCTTTCAAAAGCCACCTTGGGGTCCTATCTGGAGCTATCTTTCAAGGGGTTTGGGTTTTCAGTGGCTCCTGAAAATGTGGAGCGGGGTACAGAGCCAAGTgaagctccctccccccccagctagatccacaaagggatttaggcacctaattcactgcagtcaatggaagttaggtgctgGAATTccattcaggatcagggcctcgttGCTCTGGAAAATGGCGGCCGTTCTCACAAGTCAGCGATGGCACCTGGCCCACTGGGAGGGTCACTGTCTTGAGCATCACCATGTAGCTTTTGGCTCTTGGCCAGCGCTCCCTGCATAGGGCCATGCATCAACCCGGTGCACTACAGTCAGCACTGAGGGAACATCACACCCAGTCCCCAGACAGGCCTCTGGCAGTCCCTCATGTGCGCTGCCTGCGCGGTAACCCCCCTGCCTGACTGGGCATGCAGGactgccctgctggctggtgaAAGCTCCCAGTCTGCACCTGCGTGGCTGAGCAGAAACTGTTTCACTCAGGGTCCCCTCACAGCTGCCCCCataccagggccacccagggagCCTGGAGTCTTCCCGCCGCCGAAGATCCGGAGCGGAAGAAGCAGTTTTCCGAGGCCCCCAGAGCGAGcgcccgctccaggggccccaaaaatctcatgggggcccctgcaaggcctggggcaaattgccccacttgcccccccccgggcagccctgccccacaccaggccctgccatgccatgccctGCCTGTCTCTGCCGTCAGGGCAGCTGGCAGGCTTCTCCGTTCCATGTGTGGCGCTCAAGGGAACTCGGggaccaccctcctcccccattgacccatcttccctccccaggCCCCGGAGGTCTGAAAGCCCCTCTCCATGTCTCAGGGGCTCCGATGGGTAGGAATTCCCCAGAACAGGGCAGGAGACTACctgctttcttcccctccccaggcctagTGCCCTGCTTATTCCCCACCACCCCCCTCGGGGAGCAGACTTCACACCAGACGGGCCACACAAGGGCATTTCCCGCTCTCTCTGTGCCCCAAGCTCTGCCCCTGTGGCTGGCGGGGCTGATCCTCCTACTGACCAGAGCTCATGGCCCAGTGGTGAGGGACGAATGGAGGCACCACAGCTGTGTTCTCACTgcccagccatgctgccatcttcccctgccctctgcctgcATGGGCGTTCCCCACTAGCAGCCCTCCACCCTCTTGGGCTTCCTGCTTCGGCTGAGCAACCCTGCTGCGGTTTGAGCCCCTGGGCTGAGTCCCCAGCAAGGGAGCCAGGGTGATCTGCACACAGGGATCCTGCCAcctggcctggccctgctccctcccccaggaGCACCTTCCCAGCTGGCCTGTTCTACTCCATCCCAGGCCCTTCCAGCTCCCTGCATCTGCCCCACAGTCACTCTGCCCAGGGTTAGCACCCGATCCTGGGCACCTCCCCCAGTGCCAGAGGTGCTCAGCAGAGCACTCAGCCCTGTCCCTCCAGACTTGTGTGTCTGTGCGGGGGATCGGCTGCCCTGACGCTTACCTCCCTCTCGCCCAGGTCGCAAAGCCAACCAGCAGGAACGAGAGGCAGCCCTGAAAGTGGCTGAGGATTTCATCTCCCGTATGAAGTACTCCCCAAAGACCCAGGTGAGTGAACGCTGGGCCCTGACGGGCtcctgggggatggggaagggaaatggggagGTGATGGGGGGCTCCCTgccagtagagtgaccagataccaagtgtgaaaaattgggacagagtgggggaggggcgggcgggcgggcaatAGGTGCTTATAttagaaaaagccctgaatatggggactatccctataaaatcaggacatctctGGGCCTTTGCCTGGCTCTCCACCCCGGCCTGGCTCCCCCAACAGAGAGCACAGAGATGGTTCCCAGGGCCCTTCATCCCAAGGCAGATCTCTCCTCCCATGCAAGGGGGGGTGTCTTTGGGACCCCACCATGCCCCCCACCTCATGATAGGAGCACAGGATTAtccccacctcaccagtctctgTCCCACTGTCGGCTGCAGGTGGAGATCCTGCCCCAGGGCCGTGAGAGTCCCCTCTTCAAGCAGTTCTTCGCAAGCTGGAAGTGAACCCGGGGCCTGCCCCGAGGCTGCCCAGCACAGCTTTGTCTCCAGGCCTGCTCTCCGCTCTGTAGCCACCAGGCATCTCATTAAATGACCTGCGCAGGGACCCGTCTGCCTCCTCCCTTTGACCAGGCAGCCATGGCCTTTGCTCTGCCCTCATGTGGAGGTGGAGAGAGATTTGGAAGGGCAGGGTCCAGAACCAGGCATGGTGCCATTTTCCCCCTCAGCTTCGGCACCAAGCAGCAATGGCAGCTCCTGGCCTCCGGCAGCACGTGCGCCAGTCCAGACCTGAGACGCGACAGCCATCCACGGGGAGGGACGTGGGGAACGAGGGTCACCAAGCGAGGGATCAGATGGCCGGGGGCGTCTCCCAGGCATCAACGCTGAAGGAGCTAACGTAGCATCTCCTGGCTGGGCAGAGGTTGAGCAGGCTTTGGCCGCCGCATGCCAGAGAGATCCTGCAAGGTGGGGACTGCAGGAGGCTTCGGCCGCTCAGCAGATCCAGCCTAAGGCAGGGGATGGAGAGAGGGACCAGGCCCTCGGGAGCTCAtgtgggagttggggcagggtttAGCGGAGTCCAGCTACATTCTGTTGCTGTGGGAGGCTGTCCGGGGCTGGAGCCAGCAACCGGAGGCCATAGAGCTCCCTGCTCTAGAGCTGCCCCTTGCAGCCTGGGGGCCTGTCTCTGAAcagggccagtgccagatgcttcaaagcaGGGAGCCTTGCTATGGGGCCAGGGACTCATAGCCTGGGGCACAAGCCTGGTTCTAACAGAAGTGCTTGCTCGAGGCTGCTCCCTCTCTGGGCCTCACATGGCTGtggccagcctcacctctgccccCAGGCCAGAGGGCAGCCCTGGGGATGTGGACAAGAGTGTGAATGcactggcccagcagggctcggGCCGGGCAAGAGAAGCACTGAGCCGATACAGTCCACGGGGCCCCTTCGACCTGCACCCCACAGGAGGGCCAGGGGCAGGAAATCCTCTCTGGGCAGGAGGGTGAAGGGCTGGGTCTCATCCCAAGGGTGGGTGGCAGTGACTGCTCAGGGCTCCTGGGTCATTTGGGCACAGTAGGGCTGTTTGCCCAGCGCTGCAGTGGGGCCAGCGGCTTTATGGGACTCAGAGAAGGCCCCAGAGGaagcaggagggaagggaagagggcgCTAGCAGTGCTtgcagggcagggactttctctCGCTGTTGGGGGGACATAGCCCCTGGGTACTGACCGCCACCAccagagcacagggctggctgggagctggcagggcgTAGGACAGGAACAGGCCACAGGCCCCAGGACATCTGGCATATAATTTAGCTTCCTGGTCTGCATGCTAAGATGGAGTGGAGCATCCGCCCCTCCCTTCCACTCCTGGCCCTCCCCCCCGTGTCAGCACTGGGGGGACCTGAGGCAAGATGGGGTGtagaggggaggagctggggtgaTCAtcagagagtggggggggggtcaggaagATGGGGACACAGAAGTTGAGGGGACAGCGCTGGGGTAATGGAGGGGGAAGTCAGGGTGACAAAGAGCTGGTGCCCCGCGACAGGAGCTGGCATCATAGCAAGTGGATCACAGAGGGCCCatcacccagccccctgcactgggtGCGGCTGACATCCGCAGGACACAGGGCCGTTACACTGAGCCCAGACCCCGGCTAGCACCGGCCCAGCCGAGCGCCCACCCACCCAGCCATGGGGGGGTTGGAGGCCGTTAATGCTTGTCCCTTTCCCCGAGCGAGTGGAGGTGGCCTATGCTCCTGCCCCAACAGGCGGGTAGCGAGCACAGGACAGGCTGGCCAAGCCCATCCCGGCCACTCACCCGGGGACCCATCCCATGCCACTGCCCACATACAGAGCACCGTGGGTTGTCCCTGGGAAAGCCCTGACTCGCAGGTATTCAGGTTGCCCAGGCCTCAAACCTCTTCAGATTCCCTGCACGGGTACCCAGCCTGCAGGGCCAACCCTTCTGGGATGAGGGGTCCCCCATCAGCATCCTGGCCTGGCCTGCTACCTCCAGGGTTAGTCTGCAGGGCATGGGCAGCCCCGGCTGGCAGCCTAGCCAAGACCCCGCAGAAGCAGCAGCGCTGCCAGTGTCCAGCCAACCGTGGAACGGGGGGCCGAGCTGGGGCACACGCAACGCTCCACCTCCAGCGGGGGGCCCCGCCAGTCCGGCTGCAACTTGGCTCTCgtgggggggctggtgggggcacTCAGCGGTGGGTAGAGCTCCCCAGTGCAGTCTAGCCAGTCCCTGGCAATGGAGCGAGGGTAACCAATCTCCAGCTTGAGGCTGTGCCGCTCCAACTTCCAGTACTGCCTGCCCTTGAAGACGTAGACCTCTCCTGTGGGCAGATAGGCATCACAAGCACATCAGGGCTTTGCGAGCGGCTAAAGGCTAGCGGAGAGGGCACAAGGGGTCCCCTTTAAcacgcaggaagtggggggggggggtggagacagagcagggagtCTCTATAGGACACAGAGGTGTACCTTtacggggggggggtgggggaggcagagcGACAGGTTGGGGAGTCTCCATGGGACACAGGAGGGTCCCTTTTCACATGCAGGAACTGAGGGGCTGAATCACCACGAGGCAAGGGGCCGGAGTGAGGTGGGCGACTCACCATCACTCCCACTCAGCATGTCATCcacgggggtggggagctgaccCCTGAGCGCGGTGTGGGTGGGAGACCCCTCGTCCATGCGCCCTGTGGCCTCATCATAGGACCACTGCAGCCCACCCTTGAAGAAGTAAGTTTTCCGATCGTGAGGCCACGAGAAGGCAGCGTCCACTCCCCCCTGGGGCAGGCCGAAGTCTGTGACGGGGCGTGGATACCCCTCCTCTACACCGTTGTCCTTAAACACCCAGTAGAGGGGCcctgggggaaagaagggggcaGTGAGCGGGTGCCAGACAGCCTGGCACTGAAGGGAGCAGCCAGAGCAGAAGAGACAGCTGGGGGACCCGCCCCATTCCCCTGCAGAGGCCTCTCTGCTCATCTCCGAACCCCAGGAGAAGATGAGATGCAGGAGGATCATTTGTGGTGGTCTTGCAGCCCCACTCAAGGGTACCCAGCGTGGACTGCCAGGGGGTGGCAGGGCCTGCAAGGGCGGCATGAAGGTGCGTTCCACCCCCAGGGTGCAGGACGGCTCCTTGCCATGCCCCGTCTGGCCCTGCTGCTCTTGCTGCCCCGTGCCCCCGGCTCTCACCGCTGAAGAAGAGGATCCGATGGTCCGTGTGCCTCTCGTAAACAGTGTCCACTTTGCCCAGGCTGCGGGGCAGGCCTCGCCAGAAAGCCGCGCTTAGGGCAGGGCGCAGGGAGGTGAGGTGCCGGCCGTGGGTCAGACGCCAGAAGTACTGACctggtttggggtgtgggggggacagACAGGAGGTTAGTGGCTGCCCCGTGCCCAGCGGCATCAGTCCGGGAGAGCAGATGCCACAGCTGGGCCCCCCATTCAAGGAAAGTCCCTAGCAATGCAGCGCTGAGGGACCCAGGTGAGAGCTGGGCCCCGGGCTGGGCATGGTTTGGCCAGGCATGGCCAGCGCCCAGAGCGGAATCTGGAGCAGCCCCTCGAGCGTGGATGTTGCATGGGGGCAGCTGCAGGGCTGCTAGAGTGGCTGAGCAGAGCCTCTCAGCCCGGGACAgactcagccccctgcccccctcccagtcGGTTGCCCCTCGGGAAAAGCCTCTCCCAAGCCAGGGGCATGAGGAGGAGGGGCCACCCCCTGGAGCTGAGACACATCTGCCTACatctgggagctggggaaggtcTGGAGCATGGAGATGGCACAGGACTGCCGGGCGTATAGGGCTATTGGCACAGCAAACAGgccaggggcccccaagagaacaggGAGGGAAGGGGCGGGTCTGGCAGCACGGGCAGGGACACGAGAAACTCCACCCTGTCTCTCCACACTTGCCGGGATGCCCTCCCCACAGCACTCCATCCACATCCCACCCAGGCAGCACCACCCCCCAGCCTTAGAGTGTGCCCCCTGCTAGAGGTTGTGCCGCTACAGGCCCAGCCCTCAGCTTTCACATGAGGAGCTGCCCCCTGCCACAGGGCGAAGAGGCAGCTGGTCCTACAGGTGTTGGGGTCCCCTTCCCCCCGTGGGACAGAGGGAGCCAGCCGGCCCTACATGGAGTGAAATGGGCCAACCCCCCACATGCAGGGACAGACCTTTGAAAAAGAAGGTTTCCCCGCGGATCTGGGCGACCGCATCGATGCTGGAGGAGCAGCGATCCGGGAACTCCTCCGACCTGCCACGGAAGCGGGGAGCGCATCAGCAGCACACAGTTGGCTCCCCTCCTGACCTCCCATGGTGCCCGGGGGCTGGCAGAAACCTCTGCCCGCAGGCAGAGCCATGGAAATACTTCCAGCCTGGCAGAGAGCCTGGGGCTGAGACTGTACCTGCGTCCGACGGGACCCCGCACGTGCTCTGCACCTTGCTAGCCCTACTCCCACCTGACAGCATGACTACAAAACCCACTGGTGACTAGGTTTGCCAGACAGAGTCAgatccaaggtccatctagcccagtgtcctgagGTGCAGGAATCCCGCAGTTGCAGGTGGGGGACAATCTGTCCCCCACTTTAGGTCTCCAGTAGTTAGAGATGGGCATGTATATGAGGCTTTCCAAAAATGTTATAATCCTTAACTGTGATAACTCTTGAGAGTCCACAGAAACACTCAGTCCCTGCTGGATTCCAGCTGAGTTCTTGGCCTCACTGacttcttgtggcaatgagtttcacaggctcATCACACTGTGAAAGCGTTTTTCCCCGCAGCAGTGCTGAATTCCCCACCTTTCAATTCCGCTGAACGTCCCCCTGCTCTAGgatgggtggccaacctgagcctgacaaggagccagaatttaccagtgtacattgccaaagagccacagtaatatgtcagcagccctccataagccccccagccccgctcccagcgcctcccatccACAGGCAGCCCTGCCTCCCGCTGTTTCGAGATGTGcaagaggctgggggagggggagggagaggagcaaggggagggaagggggaagtagGAGCTgggcccatggcagagccaggggttgagcagtgagcaccctcccagcacattggaaagttggcgcctgtagctccagccccggagtcggtgcatatacaaggagccacatgttaacttctgaagagccacatgtggctcctgAGCCCCAGGTTGGGCCCCCTGCTCCATGAGAACAGAcgcccttgctcctcctcctctaaACCAGCTGTGATTTTAGGTGCATTTATCCTGCCCTCTCTTATTCATCCCTTTCTATGGAAGATCTCCCCCATCGTTTCAGTCCCACTTCAGAGGAGAACATCTCCAGCCCTGGATCCTTTTCCTGACGCTGCTCTGAACTCCTCTGAGATGGGTGCTCAGGTCCCTTTCCCAAGAGGGTGCTTTTAACCCAGGAACCTGCTAGGTGTCTGTGGCACATGCCGACACAGACTTTCATTTGCCAGAGTGCTGTCCATTCACCTGGCTCTGGATTTGGCCAGGGGCCGCTCAGCAGACAGGCCTGGAACCAGGGGTTTCCCAGTTCTGAATGAACTGGAGACACCATGGAACCCGCTAGCTGACCCCTGGGGATCCCAGCCAGGCCAGGGGGCATTGATGCTCCTTGGGTCTGAGtgcaggatggggaggggaaagggatggTCTTAGCTCACCTCAAGGCAGGGAAGTCGTGGGGCAGGGATGGCGGGTCCGGGAGCAGCGACGATGCCTCTGGCTTCTCTGTGGAATGCAGAACACGGCTCCCTGGATGCAGGT from Gopherus evgoodei ecotype Sinaloan lineage chromosome 2, rGopEvg1_v1.p, whole genome shotgun sequence includes:
- the LOC115646248 gene encoding matrix metalloproteinase-17-like isoform X2, with the translated sequence MPRCSLPDVLPEKLPERKNGRLWRKRRKSRGRRSAGLAWTKRNISWKVKTYPQEAWLSRETIRVLMHYALKVWSEAAPLTFHEVGGPRADISVEFLHLDHQDGYPFDGPGGMVAHAFFPRDPQRAGHVHFDSDEDWTFRSPDDYGTDLFAVAVHEFGHSLGLAHSPSKRSIMRPYYQGPVGDPLQYQLQADDCVDIQRLYGSRVLHSTEKPEASSLLPDPPSLPHDFPALRSEEFPDRCSSSIDAVAQIRGETFFFKGQYFWRLTHGRHLTSLRPALSAAFWRGLPRSLGKVDTVYERHTDHRILFFSGPLYWVFKDNGVEEGYPRPVTDFGLPQGGVDAAFSWPHDRKTYFFKGGLQWSYDEATGRMDEGSPTHTALRGQLPTPVDDMLSGSDGEVYVFKGRQYWKLERHSLKLEIGYPRSIARDWLDCTGELYPPLSAPTSPPTRAKLQPDWRGPPLEVERCVCPSSAPRSTVGWTLAALLLLRGLG
- the CAPG gene encoding macrophage-capping protein isoform X1 → MYTAIPKSGSPFDASVNQPGLHIWRVEKMKPVPVPAESKGIFYSGDSYLVLHNGPEEQANLHIWIGQSSSRDEQGACAVLSTHLNTLLGERPIQHREVQGNESDVFMEYFPRGIKYQEGGVESAFHKTQSSQGSGPIRKLYQVKGKKNIRATERELSWASYNTGDCFILDLGDTIYTWCGETSNILERNKARDLALAIRDSERQGKARVEIVSDGEEPPEMIQVLGPKPTLRQGSPEEDVTADQKNAGAAALYKVSDATGKMNLTKVSGSSPFSQGLLCTDDCFVLDNGQGGKIYVWKGRKANQQEREAALKVAEDFISRMKYSPKTQVEILPQGRESPLFKQFFASWK
- the CAPG gene encoding macrophage-capping protein isoform X2 codes for the protein MKPVPVPAESKGIFYSGDSYLVLHNGPEEQANLHIWIGQSSSRDEQGACAVLSTHLNTLLGERPIQHREVQGNESDVFMEYFPRGIKYQEGGVESAFHKTQSSQGSGPIRKLYQVKGKKNIRATERELSWASYNTGDCFILDLGDTIYTWCGETSNILERNKARDLALAIRDSERQGKARVEIVSDGEEPPEMIQVLGPKPTLRQGSPEEDVTADQKNAGAAALYKVSDATGKMNLTKVSGSSPFSQGLLCTDDCFVLDNGQGGKIYVWKGRKANQQEREAALKVAEDFISRMKYSPKTQVEILPQGRESPLFKQFFASWK
- the LOC115646248 gene encoding matrix metalloproteinase-17-like isoform X3; this encodes MGGCGGRGGKVGAGGAQAWLGPRGTSPGIPTGPSVGAPPRRVKTYPQEAWLSRETIRVLMHYALKVWSEAAPLTFHEVGGPRADISVEFLHLDHQDGYPFDGPGGMVAHAFFPRDPQRAGHVHFDSDEDWTFRSPDDYGTDLFAVAVHEFGHSLGLAHSPSKRSIMRPYYQGPVGDPLQYQLQADDCVDIQRLYGSRVLHSTEKPEASSLLPDPPSLPHDFPALRSEEFPDRCSSSIDAVAQIRGETFFFKGQYFWRLTHGRHLTSLRPALSAAFWRGLPRSLGKVDTVYERHTDHRILFFSGPLYWVFKDNGVEEGYPRPVTDFGLPQGGVDAAFSWPHDRKTYFFKGGLQWSYDEATGRMDEGSPTHTALRGQLPTPVDDMLSGSDGEVYVFKGRQYWKLERHSLKLEIGYPRSIARDWLDCTGELYPPLSAPTSPPTRAKLQPDWRGPPLEVERCVCPSSAPRSTVGWTLAALLLLRGLG